The proteins below come from a single Danio aesculapii chromosome 25, fDanAes4.1, whole genome shotgun sequence genomic window:
- the LOC130219624 gene encoding serine protease 27-like isoform X3, giving the protein MWWKTSVTLLLLMCVRADSLSNLQVCGRPNPTLNPRIVGGVNAIEGAWPWMVGLHDSHGHFCGGSLINNEWVLTAAHCIVSETTSSMIVYLGKWRSYAADHNQITRTVRDIIPHPSYNNRTNDNDIALLQLSATVQYTDYIKPICLADENSNFPAGTKSWVSGWGDIGVLGTGGIIGRTTVSVPLPHPGILQEVELKVYSNADCNNICHGRITPNMICAGTRRGGKSTFSGDSGGPLVSKCSVWVQAGVLSHGYGCAQPNLPEVFTRVSEYKQWITGNVGGNLPGFVLFDPRCSLRKVLSQVCCFG; this is encoded by the exons ATGTGGTGGAAAACCAGTGTGACTTTACTCCTGCTGATGTGTGTCAGAG CAGATTCACTTTCTAATTTGCAAG TTTGCGGACGTCCAAACCCCACATTAAACCCTCGTATTGTGGGTGGTGTGAATGCAATTGAGGGTGCGTGGCCGTGGATGGTCGGTCTGCACGACAGTCATGGTCATTTTTGTGGCGGCTCCCTCATTAACAATGAATGGGTGCtgacagcagctcactgcattgtTAG TGAAACCACATCCAGCATGATTGTGTACTTAGGAAAGTGGAGGAGTTATGCAGCTGATCACAATCAAATCACCAGAACTGTCAGAGACATCATTCCACATCCCTCCTACAATAACAGAACTAATGATAATGACATCGCTCTGCTGCAGCTGTCAGCTACAGTTCAATATACTGACTACATTAAACCCATATGTCTAGCAGACGAAAACAGCAACTTCCCTGCTGGCACCAAAAGCTGGGTCTCAGGCTGGGGGGATATTGGAGTTTTGGGCACAGGTGGTATAATAGGCAGAACCACAGTGTCTGTTCCTTTACCTCATCCTGGCATTCTGCAAGAGGTTGAGCTTAAAGTGTACAGTAATGCAGACTGCAACAATATTTGTCATGGACGCATCACCCCCAACATGATATGTGCTGGTACACGGCGTGGAGGCAAATCAACCTTTTCT GGGGACTCTGGTGGTCCACTGGTGAGTAAGTGTTCAGTGTGGGTTCAGGCTGGTGTTCTCAGTCATGGGTATGGATGTGCACAGCCCAATCTTCCTGAGGTGTTCACTCGCGTCTCAGAGTATAAACAATGGATTACAGGCAATGTTGGTGGAAACCTGCCTGGATTTGTCCTTTTTGACCCAAGATGTTCTCTTCGCA AAGTTCTCAGTCAAGTCTGCTGCTTTGGATAA
- the LOC130219624 gene encoding tryptase-like isoform X2 translates to MWWKTSVTLLLLMCVRDSLSNLQVCGRPNPTLNPRIVGGVNAIEGAWPWMVGLHDSHGHFCGGSLINNEWVLTAAHCIVSETTSSMIVYLGKWRSYAADHNQITRTVRDIIPHPSYNNRTNDNDIALLQLSATVQYTDYIKPICLADENSNFPAGTKSWVSGWGDIGVLGTGGIIGRTTVSVPLPHPGILQEVELKVYSNADCNNICHGRITPNMICAGTRRGGKSTFSGDSGGPLVSKCSVWVQAGVLSHGYGCAQPNLPEVFTRVSEYKQWITGNVGGNLPGFVLFDPRCSLRSKIPPSHAPTHSIQQHALL, encoded by the exons ATGTGGTGGAAAACCAGTGTGACTTTACTCCTGCTGATGTGTGTCAGAG ATTCACTTTCTAATTTGCAAG TTTGCGGACGTCCAAACCCCACATTAAACCCTCGTATTGTGGGTGGTGTGAATGCAATTGAGGGTGCGTGGCCGTGGATGGTCGGTCTGCACGACAGTCATGGTCATTTTTGTGGCGGCTCCCTCATTAACAATGAATGGGTGCtgacagcagctcactgcattgtTAG TGAAACCACATCCAGCATGATTGTGTACTTAGGAAAGTGGAGGAGTTATGCAGCTGATCACAATCAAATCACCAGAACTGTCAGAGACATCATTCCACATCCCTCCTACAATAACAGAACTAATGATAATGACATCGCTCTGCTGCAGCTGTCAGCTACAGTTCAATATACTGACTACATTAAACCCATATGTCTAGCAGACGAAAACAGCAACTTCCCTGCTGGCACCAAAAGCTGGGTCTCAGGCTGGGGGGATATTGGAGTTTTGGGCACAGGTGGTATAATAGGCAGAACCACAGTGTCTGTTCCTTTACCTCATCCTGGCATTCTGCAAGAGGTTGAGCTTAAAGTGTACAGTAATGCAGACTGCAACAATATTTGTCATGGACGCATCACCCCCAACATGATATGTGCTGGTACACGGCGTGGAGGCAAATCAACCTTTTCT GGGGACTCTGGTGGTCCACTGGTGAGTAAGTGTTCAGTGTGGGTTCAGGCTGGTGTTCTCAGTCATGGGTATGGATGTGCACAGCCCAATCTTCCTGAGGTGTTCACTCGCGTCTCAGAGTATAAACAATGGATTACAGGCAATGTTGGTGGAAACCTGCCTGGATTTGTCCTTTTTGACCCAAGATGTTCTCTTCGCAGTAAGATTCCTCCCTCTCATGCCCCCACACACAGTATACAGCAACATGCACTTCTTTGA
- the LOC130219624 gene encoding serine protease 27-like isoform X1, which translates to MWWKTSVTLLLLMCVRADSLSNLQVCGRPNPTLNPRIVGGVNAIEGAWPWMVGLHDSHGHFCGGSLINNEWVLTAAHCIVSETTSSMIVYLGKWRSYAADHNQITRTVRDIIPHPSYNNRTNDNDIALLQLSATVQYTDYIKPICLADENSNFPAGTKSWVSGWGDIGVLGTGGIIGRTTVSVPLPHPGILQEVELKVYSNADCNNICHGRITPNMICAGTRRGGKSTFSGDSGGPLVSKCSVWVQAGVLSHGYGCAQPNLPEVFTRVSEYKQWITGNVGGNLPGFVLFDPRCSLRSKIPPSHAPTHSIQQHALL; encoded by the exons ATGTGGTGGAAAACCAGTGTGACTTTACTCCTGCTGATGTGTGTCAGAG CAGATTCACTTTCTAATTTGCAAG TTTGCGGACGTCCAAACCCCACATTAAACCCTCGTATTGTGGGTGGTGTGAATGCAATTGAGGGTGCGTGGCCGTGGATGGTCGGTCTGCACGACAGTCATGGTCATTTTTGTGGCGGCTCCCTCATTAACAATGAATGGGTGCtgacagcagctcactgcattgtTAG TGAAACCACATCCAGCATGATTGTGTACTTAGGAAAGTGGAGGAGTTATGCAGCTGATCACAATCAAATCACCAGAACTGTCAGAGACATCATTCCACATCCCTCCTACAATAACAGAACTAATGATAATGACATCGCTCTGCTGCAGCTGTCAGCTACAGTTCAATATACTGACTACATTAAACCCATATGTCTAGCAGACGAAAACAGCAACTTCCCTGCTGGCACCAAAAGCTGGGTCTCAGGCTGGGGGGATATTGGAGTTTTGGGCACAGGTGGTATAATAGGCAGAACCACAGTGTCTGTTCCTTTACCTCATCCTGGCATTCTGCAAGAGGTTGAGCTTAAAGTGTACAGTAATGCAGACTGCAACAATATTTGTCATGGACGCATCACCCCCAACATGATATGTGCTGGTACACGGCGTGGAGGCAAATCAACCTTTTCT GGGGACTCTGGTGGTCCACTGGTGAGTAAGTGTTCAGTGTGGGTTCAGGCTGGTGTTCTCAGTCATGGGTATGGATGTGCACAGCCCAATCTTCCTGAGGTGTTCACTCGCGTCTCAGAGTATAAACAATGGATTACAGGCAATGTTGGTGGAAACCTGCCTGGATTTGTCCTTTTTGACCCAAGATGTTCTCTTCGCAGTAAGATTCCTCCCTCTCATGCCCCCACACACAGTATACAGCAACATGCACTTCTTTGA